From Bacteroidales bacterium, the proteins below share one genomic window:
- a CDS encoding phospholipase, with protein sequence MTKVSTKKNVALVLSSGGARGLAHIGVIDEIVERGYTITSITGSSMGAFVGGLYATGNIDKFREWVVNLDKLRVFNLVDFTLSSQGFVRGERVFEKMRKLKMIPEINIEDLPIKYIAVAADIINNKEVIFDKGNLYKAIRASISIPNVFTPIEYDGGILVDGGVLNPMPINRVSRSKNDLLIAVDLNSLVSYQKPNLSKKTEPDVIHSEKVTRLIKKWDELFSSHHNEKIEKPNDKKLKLGYFDILTRSIQLMQSKLTEQTIETYPPDVLVSISKYSCSVFEFYKGEEMIAYGREACKMAMDKTGL encoded by the coding sequence ATGACAAAAGTTTCCACTAAAAAAAATGTGGCACTCGTGCTATCAAGTGGTGGAGCAAGAGGTTTGGCTCACATAGGTGTTATTGATGAAATCGTCGAAAGAGGGTATACAATAACATCTATTACAGGAAGCTCAATGGGTGCCTTTGTTGGGGGTTTATACGCAACTGGCAATATTGACAAATTCAGGGAATGGGTTGTAAATCTCGATAAACTTAGGGTTTTTAATTTAGTTGATTTTACACTAAGTTCTCAAGGTTTTGTAAGGGGTGAAAGGGTATTTGAGAAAATGCGTAAGTTGAAAATGATACCTGAAATCAATATTGAAGATTTACCAATAAAATACATTGCAGTTGCTGCCGATATAATTAATAATAAAGAGGTAATTTTCGATAAAGGCAATCTATATAAAGCGATTAGAGCCTCTATATCAATTCCAAACGTTTTTACACCTATTGAGTATGATGGTGGAATATTAGTTGATGGTGGTGTACTTAATCCAATGCCCATTAATAGAGTTTCACGCTCTAAAAATGATTTACTGATTGCTGTTGATCTTAATTCGCTCGTATCATATCAAAAGCCTAATTTATCTAAAAAGACAGAACCTGATGTGATTCACAGTGAGAAAGTTACAAGGTTAATCAAAAAATGGGACGAACTTTTTAGTAGTCATCATAATGAAAAAATAGAGAAACCAAACGATAAAAAGTTAAAACTTGGCTACTTTGATATACTAACCCGTTCAATTCAATTAATGCAATCCAAATTAACTGAGCAAACTATTGAAACGTATCCCCCAGATGTTCTTGTTAGTATCTCTAAATACTCTTGCTCAGTATTCGAGTTTTATAAAGGTGAAGAAATGATTGCCTATGGACGGGAAGCGTGCAAAATGGCTATGGATAAAACTGGGTTATAA
- the rlmB gene encoding 23S rRNA (guanosine(2251)-2'-O)-methyltransferase RlmB, whose amino-acid sequence MSKEINESIYGLRPVIEAIKSGKQIDKVLVKQGLSGELAAELLILMKEKNIHFQYVPTERFAKYGDRNHQGVVAFVIPVELVELESLVPTLFESGKVPLILILDGITDVRNFGAIVRTAECAGVDAIVVPAKGAAQIGPDSIKTSAGALHHIPISRVGSLKVTLNFLKNSGFRTAIATDKGSDLLYDADLTGPIAIVMGAEDIGVSPDLFKLADNLVKIPIKGKIGSLNVSVAAGVVVYEVLRQRGL is encoded by the coding sequence ATGTCAAAAGAGATAAATGAATCAATATATGGACTTCGCCCTGTTATAGAGGCGATAAAATCGGGTAAGCAGATTGATAAAGTATTGGTAAAGCAAGGTTTAAGCGGTGAACTTGCCGCCGAACTTCTTATATTGATGAAGGAGAAAAATATTCACTTTCAGTATGTACCAACTGAGCGATTTGCAAAATATGGGGATAGGAATCATCAAGGTGTTGTAGCTTTTGTTATTCCAGTTGAACTTGTTGAACTGGAATCATTGGTGCCAACACTTTTTGAAAGCGGCAAAGTTCCATTAATATTAATCCTTGATGGAATTACTGATGTCCGAAATTTTGGAGCAATAGTTCGTACTGCTGAGTGTGCTGGAGTTGATGCTATAGTTGTCCCTGCTAAGGGTGCTGCCCAAATTGGACCCGATTCAATTAAAACATCTGCTGGAGCATTACATCATATCCCAATATCTCGTGTTGGAAGTCTTAAAGTAACTTTGAATTTCTTGAAAAATAGCGGTTTTCGGACGGCTATCGCTACCGACAAGGGTTCTGATTTGCTCTATGATGCTGACTTAACTGGGCCTATTGCAATTGTGATGGGTGCTGAGGATATTGGTGTTTCACCAGATTTATTTAAACTAGCAGACAATCTCGTAAAAATTCCTATTAAAGGTAAAATCGGATCGCTAAATGTTTCTGTTGCAGCAGGTGTTGTGGTATATGAAGTTTTGAGGCAAAGAGGGTTATAA
- a CDS encoding nucleoside deaminase: protein MELDETLMEQAIHLAIEGVMSGKGGPFGAIVVKDGKIVGKGNNSVTSTNDPTAHAEVMAIREACKNLNSFQLNGCVLYTSCEPCPMCLGAIYWSRLDVVYYSASRHMASYHGFDDSFIYNEVNLSFDQRRIPFLQIAAEKGVIPFREWDKKENRIDY from the coding sequence ATGGAATTAGATGAAACATTGATGGAACAAGCTATACACCTTGCAATTGAAGGTGTAATGAGCGGAAAGGGAGGTCCTTTTGGTGCAATTGTAGTGAAGGATGGGAAAATTGTTGGAAAGGGAAATAATTCTGTAACCTCTACCAATGACCCTACGGCTCATGCTGAAGTAATGGCAATAAGAGAGGCTTGCAAGAATTTAAATTCATTTCAACTTAATGGTTGTGTCCTTTATACTTCCTGCGAACCATGTCCAATGTGTTTAGGGGCTATTTATTGGTCAAGGTTAGATGTAGTATACTACTCCGCTTCACGCCATATGGCTTCATACCATGGCTTTGACGATAGTTTTATTTATAATGAGGTTAATCTTTCGTTCGATCAGCGAAGAATTCCTTTTCTTCAGATTGCTGCCGAAAAAGGGGTTATTCCTTTTAGGGAGTGGGATAAGAAGGAAAACAGAATCGATTATTGA